The region TTGAAGTGGTAGAAGTGGGGTATTTGAATGCTCTCGGTATGACTCCCTGTCAGGAAATCTGTGCCGGGGAAGTTGGTTATGTTACCGCTTCTATCAAAACCTTGCGTGATACTGCGGTTGGCGATACCGTTACCGATAAAGCAAATCCTGCAAGTGAGCCTCTGCCGGGGTATAAAGCAGTGCAGCCCATGGTGTTCTGTGGTTTGTATCCTGTGGATGGCGCAAGATACGATGACTTAAAAGATGCCCTGTTAAAATTGCAGTTAAACGATGCGGCGCTGATTTTTGAACCGGAAACCTCCATTGCGTTGGGATTTGGTTTCCGTTGCGGATTCTTGGGACTTCTGCATTTAGAAATCATTCAGGAACGTCTGGAGCGTGAATTCAACTTAGATTTAATCACCACCGCACCCAGCGTAATTTATAAAATCACCAAAACAGACGGTACCAAGATGGATTTGGATAACCCCACTAACTTGCCCAATCCGTCTGAAATTGCTTCCATGGAAGAGCCCTTTGTTTCTGCCACCATTATGACACCCACCGATTATGTGGGCAACATTATGGAGCTTTGTCAGGAACGCCGAGGCGTGTTTATTGATATGAAATATCTGGATGAAACTCGTGTTTCTATCCATTACGATATGCCCTTAAACGAAATCATTTACGATTTCTTTGATGATTTGAAATCCCGCACCAAAGGTTATGCATCTTTGGATTATGAATTGTCTGATTACAGAGAATCCAAGCTGGTAAAATTGGATATTCTCTTAAACGGCGAAATCGTGGATGCACTTTCCTTCATTGTGCATACCGATAAAGCCTATGCAAGAGGCAGAAGAATAGCGGAAAAATTAAAAGAAGTCATTCCGAGACAGTTATTTGAAATTCCCATTCAGGCGGCAATCGGCACTAAGGTTATCGCCCGTGAAACCGTAAAGGCAATGCGAAAAGACGTGCTTGCA is a window of Oscillospiraceae bacterium DNA encoding:
- the lepA gene encoding elongation factor 4, yielding MSDRLNHIRNFSIIAHIDHGKSTLADRLLEKTGVVSAREMEEQLLDNMELEKERGITIKARAVRLVYRAKNGEEYIYNLIDTPGHVDFNYEVSRSLKACEGAILIVDAAQGIEAQTLANAYLAVDSDLEILPVINKIDLPSARPDEIKREIEDIIGIPADEAPLISAKNGTNIEDVLEAIANTIPAPKGDENAPLKALIFDSYYDAYKGVIIYIRVMDGKITKDTTMKMMSNGKEFEVVEVGYLNALGMTPCQEICAGEVGYVTASIKTLRDTAVGDTVTDKANPASEPLPGYKAVQPMVFCGLYPVDGARYDDLKDALLKLQLNDAALIFEPETSIALGFGFRCGFLGLLHLEIIQERLEREFNLDLITTAPSVIYKITKTDGTKMDLDNPTNLPNPSEIASMEEPFVSATIMTPTDYVGNIMELCQERRGVFIDMKYLDETRVSIHYDMPLNEIIYDFFDDLKSRTKGYASLDYELSDYRESKLVKLDILLNGEIVDALSFIVHTDKAYARGRRIAEKLKEVIPRQLFEIPIQAAIGTKVIARETVKAMRKDVLAKCYGGDITRKKKLLEKQKEGKKRMRQFGTVEVPQEAFMSVLKL